The Pyrus communis chromosome 8, drPyrComm1.1, whole genome shotgun sequence region tggatttttaaGCATGTAGGAGGAGttcagaaaagaaagaaaagttgtatggttttgctttttatttctttatttcttttttcgaTTTTGTCGAACACCTCAGTTGTAATGCTTGGAATAAATTTTGAATGTTAGGCaatttttaaaaaggaaaactaatgaaaagggtttcaaaactttgagttttaacgataagcacaaaataaaaggtaaagtgaatagtacaggattgactttttagtgtaaaaatgtgatttttcgttaaagtgaatagtaccgaaagcttttcgttaaaattatctttttaaaATGGGCCGTAGGGTTTTAACTTTTACAAATTGTATCTTGGATTTTTGGAATCGCATCAATCTCTATCTTTGAtctgtttttcatttttgtttttatcttgATGTCTTTCATCTTCTTGACGGTCTAATACTTTGTCAAATTGATGATGTAGTAACTTTGTTATGgtcataatttttatttatttttctttatgacAATTTTTTCGTCTACTAGTATGTTTACAACCAATTGCATGAGGAGGAAATGAGTCGGGACGTTAAGGGTACGTTTAGATGAAGAATTTTCAAATTCCAAAGCCGTTTTGAGATAATTAATGGTGAATAAAATAgatcacaaaaaattaaataagaggAATTAGCAATGCACAACATGAGCATTATgaaaatatgtaaaagaaatttgtaaatgaCATCTTCCAAATAGTCATTTGTAAATTCTTTTCATATGCCATCGTAATGGTCATATGTAGATGTATTTTTATGCAGTCTTATCTAACTTTTTGTTACtcatttcttcatcactttGTTGTCTCGCCTCAGTAGGAAAAGTTTCTCACCAAACCATACTAAAAAAACAACTAACCCACACTAGCAAACGCGTCTGCGACAAAGTTAGCTTCATAGGAAATATCATAAAACAATATATCTGAAGTTTGCAATTCAACTTTTGAATATTATACACCAAGTGGAGGTGTGCAAGGGTGGAAATTGTCAAGTTTACAGCatcaataattatcttttatttcttctgattccaaatttttttccattaaaaattgattatattgtttattttttcaactTAACTGTCAAAGTACTTGTACTGTTCAATAAGAAAATGGGACATTCAACTGAAGCCAACTCCAATGCAGATTGCAGGCCTCACAGTGTCCTTCCTTACATAGCAGTAGGACCGCTAGAGGACTATCCCAATGCTAATGGTTGACCTGGTACTACTAGTACTGCATAAAAATATCGTCTCCTTGATCATCTTTCTCGAAATCCACTTATCTAGTCCATGACCAAAGAATCCATGGCTATCTCCATGATCATCTTTTTACCAAATCTTCTTATGTtcgtctttcttttcttcaccaCCTCTTCTGCAGCTTCCTCTAAATACGATCACCAAACCGCTTACGCTGATCACTGTGCTTCATTTGTTCCCCAATCTTTCCCGAAAGGTTTTGCGCTAGGACCGCCCTACGAACACCTCCTCACAGGTTACTACACTGGTGGCGGTGGCAGTGGCATTCTAAGTCCTATCTCATCGTATAATCATAGTGAAAAATCTGTTCAATTCTTTATCTTGAAGACTAGAGAAACTGATGTTCCAGGCTTGATCAAGATTCAAGGGACTTTACTATTTCCGGGTACATATTACTTTGTGGGGAATTCTTCCACCACAAGGAACAGTTTCTCATCTGGATCAGTTCCTCGTCCAAGAAGATCAATACGTTTTAAACTTGGTGGGTTCTGGTTACAATCTTCCGGGAAGATTTGTATGGTTGGTTCCGGTTATGGTAACTCAAAAGGACGAAGTTATTCACTCAACATTCATCCTATTTTTAAGCTCTACAACTTCATGAATTCCACTAGTGTCACGAGTTTGATTAGCGGAACTTTGGGGAACATGATCAGTTCCAAGAATGATCCAGATTATTTTGAACCTATCTCTATTTTGATGCTTCCTGGTATGAACTACCAGTACACTCTGATTTCAAATAGTTCTGAAAACAGAAGTACTTCTGGTGGAAGTGATAATTCCAATCCCACAAGTTCCTTGAATATAAAGAGATTTTGTTCTGTACTCTCAAGAGAAGTGCGAAATCATGCATTTGATCTCAAATACTCAAGCCGGTGCTCTCCTGCCAAGAACTGCACTCCTTTGATCGCATCTGGTTTGGCTCGTGTTGTTTCGTTGAAGCCTATCGAGTGTCTGAAAGATGCGAAAAGGTTGAGATTTCTGGTGGAATTTGTAGACAGCAGCAACGTCTGGTATCGAAGGCCATTCGATCCCAATACAACTTTGACTGGAGAAGGCTCATGGGATGCAGAGAAAAATCAGCTGTCTTGTGTTGCGTGCCGATTCTTGGATGCAGCAGGTTCTTGGAACAATACTCGTGTTGGTGATTGTTCAACAAGAATTACCTTGAGGTTTCCTGCAGTATGGACAATCGGAAAGACAAGTAGCATGGCAGGGGAGATTTGGAGCAACAAAAGTGTGACAGAGTCGGGTTACTTTGAGAAGATCATGTTCGAAAGTCCTCAGGATGACATTGGAAGGGTTCTGATTCCTGGTGTGAAGTATGAGtacaccaaaaccaaacaagtaAGCAATTTGTGCCCAAAAAAGAAGACTGCTCATCGCAAGACCAACGTATACCCAAGTCCGTTTTCTTATGACATGAGTTTTGATATGTCAGCTAAGAATTCTAAACGACAAGCTGTGTGGGGTAATTCTGTCCCGATTTCTGTTGGCAATCAATTTTATCAGGCGTATTGGTATTCGATGCAAGATGTGAATTCGATGGCAAACACTGAATCTGAATCTGAATCTGTAGCTCCTGACAGCTCTCCTGTGAGATACAGCTTCAACCACAGCAATCCGTACAATATTAGCTACAAAATAAGCATCCACCGGCTATCTGATGCAAAGTTTAAAAATACATCAGTTTTAAATGAAATGCAGATCTTTGCCGAAGGGATCTATGATGAAACCGAAGGCAGCCTGTGCATGATAGGCTGCAGAAAACTGGTCTCAAAGGGTCAGCAGCCAACAAATGATTCTGTAGATTGCGAAATTGCTGTCAATTTTCTGTTCCCTCCAACATATCCAACCAAAAATTCGGGATTCATCAAGGGCAGCATAAAAAGCACACGAGAAACGTCAGACCCTCTTCATTTTGAAACTTGGGTTTTAACCTCAGCTTCCTTCACCCTCTTCAAAGAAAGGCGGTCCATTTGGAGGATGGATGTGGAGATCATATTGGTTCTTATATCCACCACGCTGGCGTGCTTCTTTGTGGCACGACAACTCTTCCATGTGAAAAAGTATCCAGATGTTCTTCCCTCCATTTCCGTTTTCATGCTACTAATTCTAAGTCTTGGCTACATGATACCACT contains the following coding sequences:
- the LOC137742824 gene encoding uncharacterized protein; the protein is MAISMIIFLPNLLMFVFLFFTTSSAASSKYDHQTAYADHCASFVPQSFPKGFALGPPYEHLLTGYYTGGGGSGILSPISSYNHSEKSVQFFILKTRETDVPGLIKIQGTLLFPGTYYFVGNSSTTRNSFSSGSVPRPRRSIRFKLGGFWLQSSGKICMVGSGYGNSKGRSYSLNIHPIFKLYNFMNSTSVTSLISGTLGNMISSKNDPDYFEPISILMLPGMNYQYTLISNSSENRSTSGGSDNSNPTSSLNIKRFCSVLSREVRNHAFDLKYSSRCSPAKNCTPLIASGLARVVSLKPIECLKDAKRLRFLVEFVDSSNVWYRRPFDPNTTLTGEGSWDAEKNQLSCVACRFLDAAGSWNNTRVGDCSTRITLRFPAVWTIGKTSSMAGEIWSNKSVTESGYFEKIMFESPQDDIGRVLIPGVKYEYTKTKQVSNLCPKKKTAHRKTNVYPSPFSYDMSFDMSAKNSKRQAVWGNSVPISVGNQFYQAYWYSMQDVNSMANTESESESVAPDSSPVRYSFNHSNPYNISYKISIHRLSDAKFKNTSVLNEMQIFAEGIYDETEGSLCMIGCRKLVSKGQQPTNDSVDCEIAVNFLFPPTYPTKNSGFIKGSIKSTRETSDPLHFETWVLTSASFTLFKERRSIWRMDVEIILVLISTTLACFFVARQLFHVKKYPDVLPSISVFMLLILSLGYMIPLMLNFEAIFMSSTNRQNVFLGTGGWLEVNEVIVRVITMVAFLLQIRLLQLTWSARSKNGNRNKLWLMEKKTLFVALLLYVTGAFTALLLHEHIWKKSYYAEHSIFSIAFKSCAGLVLDGFLLPQIVLNMFCKSKENALTISFYVGTTFVRALPHAYDLYRARNFAHHQFNESYLYASPAADFYSTACDVIIPFGGLVFAGVIFLQQKFGGRCILPQKLIELGEYEKVPTATEG